GGCGGGCGAGCCTTCATGGGGGGCGGGAGGAGACAATCTATTTCCGGGGTGGAGGGGCGACTGCGGGTGATTGGGTGGGGTGACCCGGGGCGAGGCGTTGCTTGCCGCGGGCTGAGGGATTTCGTGCGGTTGGCGCTGGGGCGGTGATTCCCGGGCCATCGCCGCATGAGGTGTTGGGGTGGGGAGACCGGTCTGTCCAAAGCGACAGTAAGGTCGCTGCTCCTTATGGGCACCGGGTGTGCGGTGCGCTATCCGGGGCGAGGCGTTGCTTGCCGCGGGCTGAGGGATTTCGCGCGGTTGGCGCTGGGGCGGTGATTCCCCGGGCCATCGACGCATGACGTCTTCTGAATGCGGTTGGCCTATCGTGTCGTGGGGGCGGGCTGGACAGGGGGAGGCGGATGGAATTGAATGGAATCAATCGTGCTCTGCTTGTGATGGGGTGGAGGACGGGAGCAGATGGGACGCGGTGGGCGAGGCTAGACGAGCGAGGATGAATGAAAGCGGACGACATCGTGCGGATCGAACGGGAGCTCGCGGTGGAGCTGCCGGCGGACTTGCGGAGATTTCTGGCGGGGACGAGGGATGATTTCGATCCGGATGAGGTGGCGGTGCTGGACGATGCGGAGGCGATGATCGAGAGGACGCTGGAGTATCGGCGCGGGTTTGCAGGAATGCCGCCGTGGCCGGAGTCATGGGTCTATCTGGGAGATGAGGCAGATGCGTGCCCGTATTGCCTGGACTGCGCGACGGGGAGGGTGGCGCAACTTCACAAGGGCGATGCGGGGCAGGAGCCGCTGGGGCAGCATGAGAGCTTCGCGGCCTACCGGCAGAACACGCGGCGCGAGATCAAGGCGGGGGCGGCGGCGATGGAGGTGCCGTCGAGGTGGCGGGATGCGGTGCGCTTTTATACGCCGGTGACGGTGGCGCTGGTGCTGATGTTCGTGGTGGTGCCGCTGTGCGCGTATGGGATCTCGGTGCTGATGGGGTGGTTTTTCAAGTGAGGGGCGAGGGACGCGGATCCAATCGAGGAGGACTGGGATGGATAAGGATGGATAGGATGGATAGGATGGATGGGATGGATGGGATGGATGGGATCGATAGGATGGGATTGAAGGAGCGGAGGGCTTCGCGGGGATTTCGATCCTGGCTATCCCAACCAAGCGCTGCTCGGGAGGATATGAACGTTGAATCAATGGAGAAGGACTGGGATGGATGGGATGTTTAAGATCGGGTGGCGGGGATTAGGTGCCTGTTCGGAGGGGCAGTCTTCATCCCCGGGAGCTGATGGAGTGAACCGCAGAGCAAGAGAGGCTCTGGATGCCACTCACTGGATTGATGGGCCCTGCGTGAGATTTGCTGATGGAATTCAACCGCAGATGACGCAGATGAACGCAGATTAAGAAGATGGGGAAACTGCGGATGGAGGCCGGGGTGTTTGGGCTGGGGTCTTCGCGGGGATTTCGATCCTGGCTATCCCAATCAGGCGCTGCTCGGGAGCATATGAACGTGGATCCAATGGAGAAGGACTGGGATGGATAGGATGGATAGGATGTTTAAGATCGGGTGGCGGGGATTAGGTGCTTCTTCGGAGGGGCGGTCTCGTCATCCCCGGTACCTGATGGAGTGAACCGCAGAGCAGTGAGGCTCTGGATGCGACTCACTGGATTGATGGGTCCTGCGTCGGGTTTGCTGATGGAATTCAACCGCAGATGACGCAGATGAACGCAGATTAAGAAGATGGGGAAACTGCGGTCGGAGGCCGGGTGTTTGGGCTGGGGGCTTTCAGGGGATTTCGATCCTGTCCATGCTGTCCATGCTATCCATGCTATCCATGCTATCCATGCTAGTCTCTCTTTTGGCGGGGCGTGTGAGGCAGGCGCGCTCGGGTGGAGTGGTGGCTGGATTTTGCTTTCCCAAGATCATCGGGAGTTGAATAGTCGGGGGGAATTCGTCCGCTCTGCGGGAGCGGGTTTGCTTGAACTCTACCCCCGATTTCGCGAGCGCATTTGAGGCGGCGCGGGATCACCCTCACTTATATCGATCATCATGGGAATCTTCTCGGGACTATTCGGCGGCGACAGGCCGGAGAAGAAGAACAAGGGGGAGGAGAGGAACGATTTCCCGCCGGTGCCGGTGCCGGCATGGGAGCCGGAGATCGAGCTGCCGCTGGAGAAGATCATCGACCGCTTCCACTACTACACGGATGGCGGGAAGGACTTCGTGGTGCTGAAGCACGGGACGTGTGTGATGGTGGACGACGGGCTGTCGGATGAGGAGGCGCGGAAGGCGGCGCTGGAGACGGTGTCGAAGGTCTTCAACTATCACCCGGACATGAACCCGCGGAACATGGACGACGGGAATATCCTGATCTTCTACAATCACCCGGCCTACAGCGTGGTGCTGGACGAGGTGACGAGGGAGCACATGGAGACGATCCGGACGAATCATCTGCAGGCGCTGGCGCGGGCGGAGGTGCTGATGACGCCGGCGGGGGAGAATCAATTCGACGAGCACCTGATGAAGGCGCTCTTCGGCCGGTGCTACTTTTTCATGGATGCGAAGCGGCCGGAGGTGGTGCGGATCGTGCGGAAGGGTGGGGGGTGAGGAGATTGGGTTATTGGGAGATTGGGAGATTGGGAGATTGGGTTATTGGGAGATTGGGGAGATTGGGGAGAAGTGCCGGGTGATCAGTGATCGGTGATCAGTGAAAGGCATCGGGGATGGGGATGGAACGAACCGCGGAGGCGCGGAGGTCGCAGAGAGAGCGCGCGGAGGTCGGGGATGGGTAGGTTTTTGAACCGCCAAGACGCGAAGTTCGCCAAGGAGGAAGGGATGTGAGGCGGGGAGGAAGCGGGGGAGAAGGAGATGTGGATCGAATCGTCGGCGGCACCGTGCAGGGTGCGGCGGATGATGTGCGGCGGTTTTCCGGGACGGAACAAGAGAGTTGAAATGCCGGTCGCAAGCCTGACAAAAGATGGCATGACGCGGGAGGATTCAGTCAGACGGTTGGAGTCGGAGGGGTTCCGCGCTTTCACGCGGGACTGGATGATGGGCGAGACCGTGGGCGTGGGCATTCCGGACGGGGTGGACGAGTCCGGGATGGAGCGCTTTTCGAAGCTGATCTACCTCTTCCCGATCACGGATGATGAATGGGGCATCTGCGCGCCGGGCCTGCTGGTGGAGACGCAC
This genomic stretch from Luteolibacter arcticus harbors:
- a CDS encoding SMI1/KNR4 family protein; its protein translation is MKADDIVRIERELAVELPADLRRFLAGTRDDFDPDEVAVLDDAEAMIERTLEYRRGFAGMPPWPESWVYLGDEADACPYCLDCATGRVAQLHKGDAGQEPLGQHESFAAYRQNTRREIKAGAAAMEVPSRWRDAVRFYTPVTVALVLMFVVVPLCAYGISVLMGWFFK